In Runella sp. SP2, the genomic window AAACGGCTAACATTATAAAAACAAAAATGCCCGTCAGAGAAACCAGCAACAACAAAACCACCAAATAGATGATTTGAATAACAATGTTTTCAATCTGCTCTTGGGCTTCGGTTTTGAATAAATCCAGGCGGGCTTCGAGGTATTTGTATAAATAATCCCGAATTTCTTCGATTTTTTCTATCATTCTGGGTAAGTATTTCAATACGATTAACAATTTTACGTAAAACTCTTTAGTCTTACAAAGCGTTTCACCAATGTCGTTCGTACCTTTGTATCCTTATTTATTGATACTCACATGACTGTAGTTCCTTATAAAGATAAAGACGCTTCTAAGCGTGAGCAAATTGCTGAAATGTTTGATAACGTATCGGCAAAATATGATTTTTTAAATCACTTCCTGAGTGCAGGAATTGATTTTTACTGGCGCAAACGTGCCATCAAACTTCTTCAACCCGAAAAACCTCAAACGATTTTGGACATTGCCACGGGCACGGGTGATTTTGCCATTGAAGCCCTCAAGCTAAATCCCACCAAAATCGTTGGGGTCGATATTTCGGAGGGGATGTTGGCGGTAGGCCGTGAGAAAATCAAAAAAATGGGCAAGGAAAACGTGATTGAACTTCGCAGTGGCGACTCGACCAATCTCATGCTCGAAACCAATTCGTTCGATGCGGTCATTGCCTCTTTTGGAGTCCGTAACTTTGAAAACCTATTAGCGGGCCTCACCGAAATGTGCCGGGTGACCAAACCAGGCGGAACTTGCGTTGTTTTGGAGTTTTCAAAACCGAAAACTTTCCCTTTCAAACAATTATACAACTTTTACTTTCGTTACATTTTACCAGTTATCGGACGAA contains:
- a CDS encoding phage holin family protein — encoded protein: MIEKIEEIRDYLYKYLEARLDLFKTEAQEQIENIVIQIIYLVVLLLLVSLTGIFVFIMLAVLLNEWLDSRYWGFAIVFGLLLIKTIVWIRAGGWVNNIVRRLLYHIFKKN
- the ubiE gene encoding bifunctional demethylmenaquinone methyltransferase/2-methoxy-6-polyprenyl-1,4-benzoquinol methylase UbiE; protein product: MTVVPYKDKDASKREQIAEMFDNVSAKYDFLNHFLSAGIDFYWRKRAIKLLQPEKPQTILDIATGTGDFAIEALKLNPTKIVGVDISEGMLAVGREKIKKMGKENVIELRSGDSTNLMLETNSFDAVIASFGVRNFENLLAGLTEMCRVTKPGGTCVVLEFSKPKTFPFKQLYNFYFRYILPVIGRMVSKDASAYTYLPESVQAFPDGNAFLKVYEQAGFKNTKCIPLTFGICSIYVGKK